One Mycolicibacterium sarraceniae genomic window carries:
- a CDS encoding HesB/IscA family protein — MTVSDQSTETTTETHGAVLTDAAAAKAKALLDQEGRDDLALRIAVQPGGCAGLRYNLFFDDRTLDGDLISEFGGVNLTVDRMSAPYIQGATIDFVDTIEKQGFTIDNPNATGSCACGDSFN; from the coding sequence ATGACTGTTTCCGATCAGTCGACCGAGACCACGACCGAGACCCACGGAGCGGTCCTGACCGATGCCGCGGCCGCGAAGGCCAAGGCGCTGTTGGACCAGGAGGGCCGCGACGACCTGGCGCTTCGGATCGCCGTTCAGCCCGGTGGCTGTGCCGGCCTGCGCTACAACCTGTTCTTCGACGACCGCACCCTCGACGGTGACCTGATCAGCGAGTTCGGCGGCGTCAACCTGACCGTCGACCGGATGAGCGCCCCCTACATCCAGGGCGCCACGATCGACTTCGTCGACACCATCGAGAAGCAGGGCTTCACGATCGACAACCCGAACGCCACCGGCTCCTGCGCCTGCGGCGATTCGTTCAACTGA
- a CDS encoding Rv0361 family membrane protein yields the protein MAGPIPPHQQVGAEGQPIPGPPPCSEPYPDGPYGAPGMPAQGPYPGVYPGQLPPPVSYPKPRRRVGLWLGLLALVMVGAIVAGVLIIRTGQPSTTTAGGFTDASAKAAITNYLTALSKGDTEAIARNNLCGMYDGVKDRKSDLALAKLSSDAFRRQFSGAEVTSIDSIVPWSNYQAQVLFTMKGASSGSRGNRGEEQGVAQLLHQGNQLLVCSYLLRTAAQY from the coding sequence ATGGCTGGCCCGATTCCGCCGCATCAGCAGGTCGGGGCCGAGGGTCAACCCATTCCCGGGCCGCCCCCGTGCTCCGAGCCCTACCCCGACGGGCCGTATGGCGCGCCGGGAATGCCCGCCCAGGGGCCCTATCCCGGCGTGTATCCGGGCCAATTGCCGCCACCGGTCAGCTACCCGAAGCCGCGCCGGCGCGTGGGGCTGTGGCTGGGCCTGCTGGCACTGGTCATGGTGGGCGCGATCGTCGCGGGTGTTCTGATCATCCGCACCGGGCAGCCCAGCACGACGACGGCCGGTGGGTTCACCGATGCGTCGGCCAAGGCGGCGATCACGAACTACCTGACGGCGTTGTCCAAGGGCGATACCGAGGCGATCGCGCGCAACAACCTGTGCGGGATGTACGATGGGGTGAAGGACCGTAAGTCGGATCTGGCGCTGGCCAAGCTGTCCAGCGACGCGTTCCGCAGGCAGTTCTCCGGGGCCGAGGTGACCTCGATCGACTCGATCGTGCCCTGGTCGAACTACCAGGCCCAGGTGCTTTTCACGATGAAGGGTGCATCCTCGGGGTCACGCGGTAACCGCGGCGAGGAGCAGGGCGTGGCGCAGTTGCTGCATCAGGGCAATCAGCTGCTGGTCTGCTCGTATCTACTGCGAACGGCCGCCCAGTACTGA
- a CDS encoding carbohydrate kinase family protein produces MTIAVTGSIATDHLMRFPGRFSEQLLAEHLQKVSLSFLVDDLVVHRGGVAGNMAYAMGLLGGNPTLVGAVGSDFDEYRHWLEAHGVDTSHVLVSKTAYTARFVCTTDEDMAQIASFYPGAMSEARDIKLADLVERSGAPELVIVGANDPEAMFLHTEECRALGLAFAADPSQQLARLSGDEIRRLIDGATYLFTNDYEWDLLLQKSGWSEAEVMSQIQLRVTTLGENGVDLVGRDGTFIHVDVLPEKQKDDPTGIGDAFRAGFLTGRGAGLSLERAAQLASLVATLVLEAPGPQEWTWDKAAGIARIKDAYGAEAADEIAAALA; encoded by the coding sequence GTGACGATCGCGGTGACCGGATCCATTGCCACCGACCACCTGATGCGGTTTCCTGGGCGGTTCTCCGAACAGCTCCTGGCTGAGCACCTGCAGAAGGTGTCGCTGAGCTTTCTGGTCGACGATCTTGTGGTGCACCGCGGCGGCGTCGCGGGCAACATGGCCTACGCGATGGGCCTGCTCGGCGGCAACCCGACACTGGTCGGTGCCGTCGGGTCGGATTTCGACGAATACCGCCATTGGCTGGAGGCCCACGGTGTGGACACCTCCCACGTCCTGGTGTCCAAGACCGCCTACACCGCGCGGTTCGTCTGCACTACCGATGAGGACATGGCCCAGATCGCGTCGTTCTACCCGGGCGCGATGTCGGAGGCCCGCGATATCAAGCTCGCCGATCTCGTAGAGCGAAGTGGCGCACCGGAATTGGTGATCGTCGGTGCCAACGACCCCGAGGCGATGTTCCTGCACACCGAGGAGTGCCGGGCGTTGGGCCTGGCGTTCGCCGCCGATCCCAGTCAGCAGCTGGCGCGGCTGTCCGGCGACGAGATCCGCCGCCTCATCGACGGCGCCACCTACCTGTTCACCAACGACTATGAGTGGGATCTGCTGCTGCAGAAGTCCGGCTGGTCGGAAGCCGAGGTGATGAGCCAGATTCAGCTGCGCGTCACCACGCTGGGCGAAAACGGCGTCGACCTCGTGGGCCGCGATGGCACATTCATCCACGTCGACGTGCTGCCCGAGAAGCAGAAGGACGACCCGACCGGGATCGGCGACGCCTTCCGCGCCGGATTCCTCACCGGGCGTGGTGCCGGCCTGAGCCTGGAGCGTGCCGCGCAGCTTGCCTCGCTGGTCGCCACGCTGGTGTTGGAGGCGCCGGGTCCGCAGGAATGGACCTGGGACAAGGCTGCCGGAATCGCGCGGATCAAGGATGCCTACGGCGCCGAGGCCGCCGACGAGATTGCCGCAGCCCTGGCCTAA